One Lucilia cuprina isolate Lc7/37 chromosome 4, ASM2204524v1, whole genome shotgun sequence DNA segment encodes these proteins:
- the LOC124419681 gene encoding uncharacterized protein LOC124419681 produces MKSEIVDCNKLINNVEISTSNKITALEEENNCLHRRLNRTNIIVTGLPAGIDDLMPVIMKLGTIFDVPICTYDLQYICYMNNRKSILVRDFVDGDVDLRVYLNDHYSPAASRLNMICKKLLRKDLIKKFRIMNSDRLRVKLTLPDDSEVVYSPSQCADLLDDGHILFFYNDAL; encoded by the exons ATGAAGAGTGAAATTGTGGATTGCAATAAGCTAATAAACAATGTCGAGATATCAACTTCCAACAAAATTACAGCGTTAGAGGAGGAAAATAATTGTCTGCATAGAAGACTTAACCGTACTAACATTATAGTTACTGGTTTGCCTGCCGGTATAGATGATCTGATGCCTGTTATTATGAAATTAGGAACAATATTTGATGTTCCAATTTGCACATATGACTTACAATATATTTGCTATATGAATAACAGGAAGTCTATTTTG GTTCGTGATTTTGTGGATGGAGATGTTGATTTAAGAGTCTATTTGAATGACCACTACTCTCCTGCTGCTAGCAGACTTAATATGATTTGCAAAAAGCTGCTTCGTAAAGACCTAATTAAAAAGTTCCGAATAATGAATAGTGACAGATTGAGAGTTAAATTAACATTACCGGATGATTCTGAGGTGGTCTATAGTCCTTCTCAATGTGCTGATTTGCTGGATGATGGCC atatcttgtttttttataatgatgCCTTATAA